In Candidatus Defluviibacterium haderslevense, the following are encoded in one genomic region:
- a CDS encoding winged helix-turn-helix transcriptional regulator, with protein sequence MKQDLFQAIADPTRRAILALIAIQALTPGAMAEQFDMSRQAVSKHIKVLQECDLIKPEQSGREIYYHFNPKKMQELDIWLSQFRKNWETQFNQLDLLLSNIKK encoded by the coding sequence ATGAAACAAGACCTATTCCAAGCCATAGCTGACCCAACACGAAGGGCAATTTTGGCACTCATTGCAATTCAAGCTTTAACACCAGGAGCAATGGCCGAACAATTTGATATGAGCCGACAAGCAGTATCAAAACATATTAAAGTATTGCAAGAATGTGATTTGATAAAACCAGAGCAATCTGGTAGAGAAATTTATTATCACTTTAATCCAAAAAAAATGCAGGAATTAGACATTTGGTTGAGCCAATTTAGAAAAAATTGGGAAACCCAGTTTAACCAACTTGACCTTTTATTATCAAACATTAAAAAATAA
- a CDS encoding GNAT family N-acetyltransferase yields the protein MTIEIRKAEIVEFEKVFDLILEFALYIKTPENVLTTVNQMIEDKEHFTCLIALDKDQIVGFSTYFMAYYSWSGKAIYLDDLYVMQTYRGLGIGSMLFERVLEIAKNEHCKKVKWQVSNWNSKAIEFYLKRGAKIDEVEINCELSHF from the coding sequence ATGACTATAGAAATTAGAAAAGCAGAAATTGTTGAGTTTGAAAAAGTATTCGATTTGATACTGGAGTTTGCATTATACATTAAAACACCGGAAAATGTATTAACAACAGTGAATCAAATGATCGAAGATAAGGAACACTTCACTTGTTTAATTGCTCTTGATAAGGATCAAATAGTAGGCTTTTCAACTTATTTTATGGCTTATTATTCCTGGTCAGGCAAAGCCATTTATTTAGATGATTTATATGTGATGCAAACCTATCGAGGTCTTGGAATTGGTAGCATGCTGTTTGAGCGTGTTTTAGAAATTGCAAAGAATGAGCATTGTAAAAAAGTTAAATGGCAGGTTTCAAATTGGAACAGCAAGGCTATTGAATTTTATTTAAAACGAGGGGCCAAAATTGATGAAGTAGAAATAAATTGTGAACTATCTCATTTTTAG
- a CDS encoding DUF1801 domain-containing protein, whose protein sequence is MDTNVQEQIKAYINSQAEPKRSEMEELHTIIMKVMPGCKLWFLDGKNSENKTVSNPNIGYGSYTINYATVSPNDGAKTREFYQIGLSANTVGISVYIMGIEDKTYLAKTFGQKIGKASVTGYCIKFKRLKDINIEILKEAILFGINYHQEKN, encoded by the coding sequence ATGGATACAAACGTGCAAGAACAAATCAAAGCCTATATTAACAGCCAGGCGGAACCGAAACGCAGTGAAATGGAAGAGCTGCATACTATCATCATGAAAGTCATGCCAGGATGTAAATTATGGTTTTTAGATGGAAAAAACAGCGAAAATAAAACGGTCTCTAATCCCAATATAGGATATGGATCATACACTATAAATTATGCTACAGTAAGCCCGAATGATGGAGCAAAAACCAGAGAGTTTTATCAAATTGGTTTAAGTGCAAATACAGTCGGAATTTCAGTATACATAATGGGTATTGAAGATAAGACCTATTTAGCCAAAACATTTGGGCAAAAAATAGGGAAGGCAAGCGTAACTGGTTATTGTATTAAGTTTAAAAGGCTTAAGGATATAAACATTGAAATTCTTAAGGAGGCAATCCTATTTGGAATTAATTACCATCAAGAAAAAAACTAA
- a CDS encoding T9SS type A sorting domain-containing protein, protein MKNLIILLFTLCFTNTIVSQDGRLNDSFGIKGIVSTNILELNESATDVLIQEDGKILMLGSGEKLLATKGIALQRLNKDGSTDSEFGENGKVLTTNFDYDAIGISCAIQADKKIIVVGKATHLSDKISSLMLVRYDSNGDIDFNFGKNGFVILKTNNNVIPYDMTLYTDGKIVVVGILEIQNITYGVVYRFNADGTIDNSFSVDGVQSIYYFDLNVASCVKVQSDGKILVGGHAGGSSKYVSALYLNRYNQDGSLDSTFDKTFFFFNPPIPKTEETFEDLLIQKDGKIVILSTYLDTMDQRYIILRRFEQSGKIDLTFADSGIQKTKVSYYTYATKFNIQTNGKLLVATFTFNSSQAIIQRYLSNGILDNTFGVDGIAKISIKDKAAILNQIAIQSDGQILGVGTLYIYDSRLITEEDMFTIRLNTDGSLDHNFGNQGKLISDFGSDERSRDIAIQNDGKILLAGEIFNGLDFDIVVVRYNPNGSLDTSFNKTGKVITDAESSEFAKSISIQSDGRIVVGGIRYNDNNADIILIRYNPDGSIDKSFDTDGKVITDLGFDEQTKDLSIYPNGKIVLGADYYDTAQSDIAILRYNIDGSLDKSFNATGIVFFDTGYDEYIGALNLQGDDKILVTGNQYKGTRSDILTTRINTDGKPDIGFNVFGYVTTDLNLGRGLGTSVVQQMDGKILVSGIGDNSFGTNLRNALIRYLPSGMLDTTFGTRGIVYTVLSQIDFSNDAIIQKDGKILVAGATYNGANLDIVVLKYNSNGSLDNTFNLNGIKQIDFAAYYANSIAINEDGNIYICAESEAYEFNDFVLLSISNSISNTSTSIGVQVIENVAANPNPCSNQTTLQFSNILDHATIEIWNSNAQMVQKVEDVSGLQYRINLDNLIHGIYIVKVIDGNTNLSTSKMLVKME, encoded by the coding sequence ATGAAAAACTTGATTATATTACTTTTTACGCTTTGTTTTACAAATACTATTGTCTCACAAGACGGAAGATTAAATGATAGTTTTGGTATAAAAGGTATAGTAAGTACAAATATCTTAGAGTTAAATGAGTCTGCAACGGATGTATTGATCCAGGAGGATGGAAAAATTCTTATGCTTGGTTCCGGAGAAAAACTTCTGGCAACAAAAGGTATTGCACTTCAAAGATTAAATAAAGATGGCAGTACGGATTCTGAATTTGGTGAAAATGGAAAGGTTCTTACCACTAACTTTGATTACGATGCTATAGGGATTTCATGCGCAATACAAGCTGACAAAAAAATCATTGTGGTTGGAAAGGCGACACATTTAAGTGACAAAATTAGCAGTTTAATGTTAGTTAGGTATGATTCTAATGGGGATATAGATTTTAATTTTGGTAAAAACGGATTTGTAATATTAAAAACCAACAATAATGTCATTCCATACGACATGACGTTGTATACAGATGGTAAGATAGTCGTCGTCGGTATCTTGGAAATCCAAAATATCACTTACGGGGTTGTATATCGATTCAATGCTGATGGCACTATAGATAATAGTTTTTCAGTTGATGGCGTTCAAAGTATTTATTATTTTGATTTAAATGTTGCATCCTGTGTAAAAGTACAATCCGATGGAAAAATATTGGTTGGTGGGCATGCAGGAGGATCTTCAAAGTATGTTAGTGCTTTGTATTTGAATCGATATAATCAAGATGGAAGTTTAGATAGTACTTTTGATAAAACTTTTTTCTTTTTCAATCCACCCATTCCAAAAACAGAAGAAACATTTGAAGATTTGCTCATTCAAAAGGATGGTAAAATTGTAATCCTTTCAACTTATTTGGATACAATGGATCAGCGATATATTATTCTACGCAGATTTGAACAATCAGGTAAGATTGATTTAACTTTTGCGGATAGCGGCATTCAGAAAACAAAAGTTAGTTATTATACATATGCAACTAAGTTTAATATTCAAACAAACGGCAAGTTGTTAGTTGCAACTTTTACTTTTAATTCTAGTCAAGCCATTATTCAAAGATATTTAAGTAATGGAATATTGGATAATACTTTTGGTGTGGATGGAATTGCTAAAATTTCTATTAAAGACAAAGCTGCCATTCTAAATCAAATTGCAATCCAAAGTGATGGACAGATCTTAGGTGTTGGTACACTATACATTTATGATTCTAGGTTAATTACCGAAGAAGATATGTTCACCATTAGATTAAATACAGATGGAAGTTTAGATCATAATTTTGGTAATCAAGGAAAACTCATCAGTGATTTTGGATCAGATGAGAGATCTCGTGATATTGCAATCCAAAACGATGGGAAAATTTTATTAGCAGGTGAAATATTTAATGGTTTGGATTTTGATATTGTCGTGGTACGATACAATCCGAATGGAAGCTTAGATACAAGTTTCAATAAAACAGGAAAAGTAATTACAGATGCAGAAAGTAGTGAATTTGCGAAATCAATTTCAATACAAAGTGATGGAAGAATTGTAGTGGGAGGGATTCGATATAATGACAATAATGCAGATATTATTTTAATTCGATACAATCCTGATGGCAGTATAGACAAGTCATTTGATACAGATGGAAAAGTTATAACAGATCTCGGATTTGATGAGCAAACAAAGGATCTAAGCATTTACCCAAATGGCAAAATAGTACTCGGAGCAGATTATTATGACACAGCTCAATCCGATATCGCAATCTTGAGATATAATATAGATGGGAGCTTAGATAAAAGTTTTAATGCTACGGGAATTGTTTTTTTTGATACAGGATATGATGAATATATTGGAGCTTTAAATTTACAAGGAGATGATAAAATTCTTGTAACTGGGAATCAATATAAAGGAACTCGATCCGATATTTTGACTACACGAATCAATACAGATGGCAAACCAGATATAGGTTTTAATGTATTTGGATATGTTACGACAGATCTTAATTTAGGGAGAGGTTTGGGCACTTCAGTTGTTCAGCAAATGGATGGTAAAATTCTTGTCTCAGGAATAGGAGATAATAGTTTTGGTACGAATTTAAGAAATGCTCTAATAAGATATTTGCCAAGTGGAATGTTAGATACAACATTCGGAACACGTGGAATCGTATATACAGTATTATCTCAGATTGATTTTTCAAATGATGCAATTATCCAAAAAGATGGGAAAATACTTGTCGCGGGTGCAACTTACAATGGAGCAAACTTAGATATTGTGGTTCTCAAATATAATTCAAATGGTTCCTTGGATAATACATTTAATTTAAACGGCATCAAACAAATTGATTTTGCTGCATATTATGCAAATAGTATTGCGATTAATGAAGATGGAAACATTTATATCTGTGCAGAAAGCGAAGCATACGAATTTAATGATTTTGTATTACTTAGTATTTCAAATTCAATCTCAAATACTTCTACTTCAATCGGAGTGCAAGTAATTGAAAATGTTGCCGCAAATCCAAATCCATGTTCAAATCAAACAACACTTCAATTTTCAAATATACTAGATCATGCTACAATTGAAATATGGAATTCGAATGCTCAAATGGTGCAAAAAGTAGAGGATGTTTCAGGATTACAATACCGAATCAATTTAGATAATCTTATACATGGCATTTATATAGTAAAGGTAATTGATGGCAATACTAACCTTTCAACTAGTAAAATGTTAGTTAAAATGGAATAA
- a CDS encoding vanadium-dependent haloperoxidase, whose product MKAILKLLLPVGIIGMLIISSCTGPVIPIEYPHVANYTNESIYKWNELFLQIERYAKGYRPGPAPRALGYMGLSAYEACAPGMVDYKSIASRYIGLDLPTLKQDKSIYWPEVVNASYAYLMRRFFEKTSFTDGITNQNMIDRINSLENELEAKYLQLSNEVNLNNSKAWGQDVARAVWAWSATDVYGHEAYLNPQPIDYTPPVGDGLWVQTQPGDGGRAMFPRWGNVRLLGTKTIQDLKVKPPYWTNNSDPNSVIYNQAKEVIALNQETKDHPQEEFAHIAQFWSDDRVGMTFSPPSRLLAIADQLYLLEQVNLETAVAVNAQLGLALNDASVACWYNKYVYNVERPVTYINRNIDPNWTVGWLGFTPAFPAYPSGHSTFGGTGSRILANAFIDNTQFTDRCHEGRTDFLGAPRTYGLITKSGIENALSRIPLGVHFRMDCDTGLDLGEKVAQSILDLDWTK is encoded by the coding sequence ATGAAGGCAATTTTGAAACTTTTACTTCCCGTTGGTATTATAGGGATGTTAATTATTTCTTCATGTACAGGTCCGGTTATTCCCATTGAGTATCCACATGTAGCAAATTACACCAATGAATCCATATACAAATGGAATGAATTGTTTTTACAAATAGAACGTTATGCTAAAGGTTACCGGCCAGGTCCAGCTCCAAGAGCTTTGGGTTATATGGGTTTAAGTGCGTATGAAGCATGTGCTCCGGGTATGGTTGATTACAAATCTATTGCAAGCAGATATATCGGCTTGGATTTACCCACTCTAAAACAAGATAAATCGATTTATTGGCCGGAAGTTGTCAATGCATCATATGCATATTTAATGCGAAGATTTTTTGAAAAAACATCTTTTACCGATGGAATTACCAATCAAAATATGATTGATCGGATCAATTCATTAGAAAATGAATTGGAAGCTAAATACCTACAATTATCCAATGAAGTTAATTTAAACAATTCAAAAGCTTGGGGTCAGGATGTGGCACGTGCTGTTTGGGCATGGTCCGCTACTGATGTTTATGGACATGAAGCCTATTTAAATCCACAGCCTATTGATTACACACCACCAGTTGGTGATGGATTATGGGTACAGACACAACCAGGAGATGGAGGGAGAGCTATGTTTCCAAGATGGGGAAATGTAAGACTTTTAGGAACTAAAACCATTCAGGATTTGAAAGTGAAACCTCCATATTGGACAAATAATTCAGATCCTAATTCGGTAATTTATAATCAAGCAAAAGAAGTTATAGCATTAAATCAAGAGACAAAGGATCACCCTCAGGAAGAATTTGCTCATATTGCTCAATTTTGGAGTGATGATAGAGTAGGTATGACGTTTAGTCCACCTTCTAGATTATTAGCCATTGCGGATCAATTGTATCTATTGGAACAAGTTAATTTGGAAACAGCTGTCGCGGTTAATGCTCAATTAGGGCTTGCATTAAATGATGCTTCAGTAGCATGCTGGTATAATAAATATGTATATAATGTCGAAAGGCCAGTAACTTATATTAATCGTAATATTGATCCCAACTGGACTGTGGGTTGGCTTGGATTTACACCTGCCTTTCCTGCATATCCATCTGGTCATTCTACTTTTGGCGGTACTGGTTCGAGAATATTGGCCAATGCTTTTATAGATAATACTCAATTCACAGATAGATGTCATGAAGGCAGAACAGATTTCTTAGGAGCACCTAGGACATATGGTTTGATTACAAAATCAGGAATTGAAAATGCTCTTAGTAGAATTCCATTGGGTGTGCATTTTAGAATGGATTGTGATACAGGTTTAGATTTAGGTGAAAAAGTAGCACAAAGTATTTTGGATTTAGACTGGACAAAATAA
- a CDS encoding SRPBCC domain-containing protein: protein MTNQLLFDFKADKTAKKVIITREFDAELTLVWDAFTKQELLDQWTAPAPWVAKTKYMNFEVGGKRFYAMVSPDGIERWSIQRYTSITPKTNFKMYNAFADKDENPELPGSEWDYQFSEQNARIHNHVSRPITKVVITIYNESFERMEKLLEGFQQGYTMTLNMLENLLADLSKPQLK from the coding sequence ATGACTAACCAATTACTATTTGATTTTAAAGCTGATAAAACAGCAAAAAAAGTTATTATAACCAGAGAATTTGATGCTGAACTTACGCTGGTGTGGGATGCTTTTACCAAGCAAGAACTCCTTGACCAATGGACAGCACCAGCACCATGGGTAGCTAAAACCAAATATATGAATTTTGAAGTTGGTGGAAAAAGGTTCTATGCCATGGTAAGCCCTGATGGAATAGAGCGTTGGTCGATACAGCGGTATACGTCAATAACGCCAAAAACCAATTTTAAAATGTACAATGCCTTTGCTGACAAAGATGAAAATCCAGAATTACCGGGATCTGAATGGGATTACCAATTCAGTGAACAAAATGCTCGCATACATAATCATGTCAGCAGACCTATAACCAAAGTGGTCATAACTATTTATAACGAATCCTTTGAACGTATGGAGAAATTGCTAGAAGGCTTCCAACAAGGATATACGATGACATTAAATATGTTAGAAAATTTATTGGCAGATTTATCGAAACCACAATTAAAATAA
- a CDS encoding HEAT repeat domain-containing protein, translating to MTLLELIKDKTTKPKEKIITIGEWLLDGSLPIEELMVFAENAKDSDKASCIESIEFATKQNAIIADENVLNFVTKSLDERAPRIKWESAKVIGNIAQLFPTNLNKTIEHLLINARHDGTVVRWATAYALGEIIKLKTKHNIHLIPTIESICGNEENDGVKKKYLDALKKIQK from the coding sequence ATGACGCTATTAGAATTAATTAAGGACAAAACAACAAAGCCAAAAGAGAAGATTATAACAATTGGTGAATGGTTGTTAGACGGTTCGTTACCCATAGAAGAATTAATGGTTTTTGCAGAAAATGCAAAGGATTCGGATAAAGCAAGCTGTATAGAGAGTATTGAATTTGCAACAAAACAAAATGCTATAATAGCTGATGAAAATGTTTTAAACTTTGTAACAAAATCATTGGACGAACGTGCGCCAAGGATAAAATGGGAGAGTGCAAAAGTCATTGGTAATATTGCACAATTATTCCCAACAAATCTAAATAAAACAATTGAACATTTACTCATCAATGCCAGACATGATGGAACTGTTGTTAGATGGGCGACTGCATATGCATTAGGTGAAATAATTAAATTAAAAACGAAACATAATATTCATTTAATTCCAACAATTGAATCTATATGCGGTAATGAAGAAAATGATGGAGTTAAGAAGAAATACCTCGATGCATTAAAGAAAATTCAAAAATAA
- a CDS encoding pyridoxamine 5'-phosphate oxidase family protein yields the protein MKFNKVIRGAKREMNDIENIHAILDAGFLCHIAFQHQGQTMMIPTAYGRFGDYLYIHGSTKNFMLNQILDGQTICITVTHLDGIVLAKSLFYSSVTYRSTILFGKAVLIDDDQEKIHGMKIISENLVKGRTDEVEIGTEAQLNATMVIKFTIESASAKMRSEGPMGDDEILDEVWSGVIPLTIKALEPRQDQKFGTSLEMSSSVKKYYEKNR from the coding sequence ATGAAATTTAATAAAGTAATAAGAGGAGCTAAAAGAGAAATGAATGATATAGAAAATATACATGCCATACTGGATGCAGGTTTTTTGTGTCATATAGCGTTTCAACACCAGGGGCAAACCATGATGATTCCTACAGCATATGGGAGATTTGGAGACTATTTGTATATTCATGGATCAACTAAAAATTTTATGCTCAATCAAATATTAGATGGGCAAACGATTTGTATTACCGTGACTCATTTAGATGGTATCGTTTTGGCAAAATCATTATTTTATTCATCGGTTACATACAGGTCCACTATTTTATTTGGGAAAGCTGTTTTGATTGATGATGACCAAGAAAAAATTCATGGAATGAAAATCATTTCAGAAAATTTAGTCAAGGGAAGAACGGATGAAGTAGAAATCGGAACTGAAGCTCAACTTAATGCCACTATGGTAATAAAATTCACCATTGAATCTGCATCAGCAAAAATGAGAAGCGAAGGCCCGATGGGAGATGATGAAATATTGGATGAGGTTTGGAGTGGAGTGATACCATTAACAATCAAAGCTTTAGAACCAAGACAAGATCAAAAATTTGGTACGTCATTAGAAATGAGTAGCAGTGTTAAAAAGTATTATGAAAAAAATAGATAG
- a CDS encoding PLP-dependent aminotransferase family protein, translating to MKSKELLYLQLANHVEHQIKSEVLIVGDKLPSLRTVALEKGVSITTVQQAYFELEARGLIESRPQSGYYVSYAHKYFKNIPQTSRPIIAKTEDDIEDIIFAVSKNISKAKIELSTGVPALELLPVAKMNKAIVNATRNIKGGGLNYDKDGNQNLKKQIAKRSYMWGGTLKENDIVTTSGSIDAISFCMLTLTEKGDTIAVESPVYFGILHLAKNLGLNVLELPTNPITGIDVDALRKALQTKKIKLCLLVSNFSNPMGCCMPDENKKEVVKLMEKYNVPLIEDDLFGDLYFGKHRPSCCKSFDESGIVLLCSSFSKTLAPGYRVGWMVPGKFKEKVARTKYYHSLYTTSITHEAVGSFLENDRYENHLRKLRQTLHRNSLQFLRCISQYFPDDTKVTNPQGGLHLWVELNKNANTIELYNTAMANKISIAPGRMFTLQNQYNNCLKLNYGLLWDDNVEGALKQLGKLCSLTSITKRL from the coding sequence ATGAAAAGTAAAGAACTACTTTATTTACAACTTGCTAATCATGTGGAACATCAGATTAAAAGTGAAGTGCTCATAGTGGGCGATAAATTACCCTCCTTAAGAACCGTGGCGCTCGAAAAGGGTGTTAGTATTACTACAGTGCAACAAGCTTATTTCGAATTAGAAGCCAGAGGCTTAATTGAATCTAGACCACAATCAGGGTATTATGTATCATACGCTCACAAGTATTTTAAAAATATTCCGCAAACAAGTCGACCCATTATTGCCAAGACAGAAGATGATATAGAAGATATCATTTTTGCTGTTTCTAAAAATATTAGCAAAGCTAAAATTGAGTTGTCAACAGGAGTTCCTGCATTAGAATTATTGCCAGTAGCTAAAATGAATAAGGCCATTGTGAATGCAACACGTAATATAAAAGGTGGGGGTTTAAACTATGACAAAGATGGAAATCAAAATTTAAAAAAACAAATTGCAAAACGGTCATACATGTGGGGCGGGACATTGAAAGAAAATGATATAGTTACCACTTCTGGAAGTATTGATGCCATATCATTTTGCATGCTCACATTAACTGAAAAAGGCGATACCATAGCAGTTGAAAGCCCAGTATATTTTGGTATTTTACATTTAGCAAAAAATCTGGGATTGAATGTTTTAGAACTACCTACAAATCCCATTACTGGTATTGATGTTGATGCCTTGAGAAAAGCCTTACAAACTAAAAAAATTAAATTGTGTCTTTTAGTAAGTAATTTTAGTAACCCTATGGGTTGTTGTATGCCGGATGAAAATAAAAAGGAAGTAGTTAAACTAATGGAGAAGTATAATGTCCCTTTAATTGAAGATGATTTATTTGGTGATTTGTATTTTGGAAAACACCGCCCAAGCTGTTGCAAAAGCTTTGATGAAAGTGGTATTGTATTATTATGTAGCTCTTTTTCTAAAACACTGGCCCCTGGTTATCGTGTAGGCTGGATGGTCCCAGGTAAGTTCAAAGAAAAAGTTGCCCGAACAAAATATTATCATTCATTATACACAACTTCCATCACTCATGAAGCTGTTGGTAGCTTTTTGGAAAATGACAGATATGAAAATCATCTACGAAAATTAAGACAAACACTTCACAGAAATTCATTGCAGTTTTTACGCTGCATCAGTCAATATTTTCCAGATGATACAAAAGTGACCAATCCACAAGGTGGTTTACATTTATGGGTAGAACTAAATAAAAATGCAAATACTATAGAATTATACAATACTGCCATGGCAAACAAAATCAGCATAGCCCCAGGTAGAATGTTTACTTTACAAAACCAATATAATAATTGTTTGAAATTAAATTACGGATTGTTGTGGGATGATAACGTTGAAGGCGCATTAAAACAATTAGGAAAACTATGTAGTTTGACCAGTATTACAAAACGGTTGTAA
- a CDS encoding DinB family protein, with protein MNKTEILHLLQDTKSFTISCFDLSNSELNKNYGDGKWTIRQILHHLTDTEYLFVGRLKKIMAEPKQVIWAFNQDEWNETFDYINEPLTSKKELYSLCREMNSELIEKYYDQFKDKEFVHNITGLRTLQMEFEKVALHNYSHNEQIMKALALCIK; from the coding sequence ATGAATAAAACAGAAATTTTGCATTTATTGCAGGACACCAAGTCCTTTACCATTTCATGTTTTGATTTATCTAATAGTGAACTTAATAAAAATTATGGTGATGGCAAATGGACCATCCGTCAGATCCTCCATCATTTAACCGATACCGAATATTTATTTGTTGGGAGGTTAAAAAAAATAATGGCTGAGCCTAAACAAGTTATTTGGGCTTTTAACCAAGATGAATGGAATGAGACGTTTGATTATATAAATGAGCCATTGACAAGTAAGAAGGAACTCTATTCACTTTGTCGGGAAATGAATAGCGAACTCATTGAAAAGTACTATGACCAATTTAAAGATAAGGAGTTTGTACATAATATAACAGGTCTGAGAACCTTACAGATGGAATTTGAAAAAGTAGCCTTACATAATTATTCTCATAACGAACAAATAATGAAAGCTTTAGCATTATGTATAAAATAA
- a CDS encoding n-acetylglutamate synthase, producing the protein MYKINFNNKTFSLITNSEKGKVNSETIFEYKQNGNFVTADYYGGTIRYGKIIAILNETQLNMLYQCITFDNELKAGKAIADISFTENEKIKLKLNWEWLGDRNETGVSEYLEH; encoded by the coding sequence ATGTATAAAATAAATTTTAACAACAAAACATTTTCATTAATTACAAATTCTGAAAAAGGGAAAGTAAATTCTGAAACCATTTTTGAATATAAACAAAATGGGAACTTTGTAACTGCTGATTATTATGGTGGAACAATCCGGTATGGAAAAATAATTGCTATTTTAAATGAAACCCAATTAAATATGCTCTATCAATGTATAACTTTCGATAATGAATTGAAAGCAGGTAAAGCAATTGCAGACATATCTTTTACAGAAAATGAAAAGATAAAGCTCAAATTAAATTGGGAATGGTTGGGTGATCGTAATGAAACCGGGGTGTCTGAATATTTGGAGCATTAA